Part of the Plasmodium knowlesi strain H genome assembly, chromosome: 11 genome is shown below.
tccAGGACCCGACAGAAATTAATAGTATGTGTAGTGGGATAGTGGGAAACAGGAACCGGAACTTCACGACTCCGGACAAGGAGTTATGCAAAGTTATGGTAAAAATACGATCATATATAAATGGAGTAAAGATATTGCCATATAATAGATTCGGAGAAGTACAGAGTATTACTGGTCAGGAGGAAGTAGATGCATATTTACGATGTCTACTTGGGAGAGCAGTTTTAGTAAGGTGGTTGGGCGGTCACACGAGTAAGGGGAAAGTTGCAAGAACGGTTTTAGACGCTGTTAAGAAATGGGATGGTTTTAGtaaagtgaaggaagaatataggAAATGTAATGAATTAGATTTAGGCAGAATGCGTATTGCGGGCAATTATATATGGCCCCAATTAGAAAAATGGGCCACAGAGAAAAAGGGGCCAAGTGCAAAGAGCTCTTATATAAAGCAAGGTATCCAGAGACTAGAGAGTATTAGCAATCAGGGCAAACCTAAGGTACAAGCCAAGAGTCCAGCGAAGGCAGATCCTCCAATCCCACCGGAGGATCAGGATGCTTTGAAAGAATTGTTTGTAGTAAAGAATGTCGATCAGGTGGAAGAATTAGTTCAAGAAGCAGAAGTAGCAGCTGCTGCAGCAGCACTTGCTGCTGCTACTCCTAGTGATCCAGGTGGTGTTGCTGGTGTTGGTACTCCGGCAGCAGCGAAGCCAGCACCACCAACTCCTGAAAATTGCAtccagaaggaaaagaacaactTATGCAATCGCCTAGATTGCATGAAACATTTATGGGAGAATAAAGCAGCAGCAGGAAAGACGTCTACCTCTGCTACGGTAAGGGAGAaaagtgtacatatatgtatatatgtatacacttatacgtatacgtatatatatgtatgcacatacatgtatatatatgtacatacgtatgtatgcgtatacatatacatagatgtatacatgtatatgcatatgcatatatatatatatatatatatatatatatatatatatatatatatatatatattataccacCACCTTATACAGAACACATTTTGGACCAAGGATGTGAAGGAATTGTGGAAAGAACTATCCAACGCcatgaaggggaaagaacatGACAATGGAAGTGGATGTAGTAAAATTGGAGATAGTAATGGTGGCACTGAACCAAGGGATGCAACTCATTCCGaaaagacggcatgcaattatttgcatgccggcttcaaACAATTatacgaaccggatacttcGTTATCAGGAACGACTAACAGTGGTAACTTATCTACGAAacacccatcgtttagacaaacgatgggttgtttcttacttcacgcttatgcaaaaataatgaaagaaaaagcaacttgTCTTATTGATGATGGAATACAGAAGGCATTtgatttatggaagaagccAGAGGATAAAGCTCCAACTTATTGCAGTGATGCCAATGGCAAGGAACCTTGTGTTCCTTGCCAATGGCAAGCAGATGacaaaaattgggaaaattgCACAATAAACACAAATGTTACTAATGGCCAGTCCCTTGGCCAAGGGGAGAAGATAGAAAGGAAGTTAAAGACCATCGTCAATGAAGGCGACttcaaaataaaacaaatgctaactaaaataaatgaaatgaataaattatgTGACCATATGAAATGTATAGCATCCTACCTAAATTCCACAAACGGAAAACAACCGAGTAAAACTGCGGTAAGGGGGGAAACAactgtacatgtgtacatgcatatatacatatgtatacatgtatatgtatatgaatatgcatatatatatattataccacCACCTTATACAGAGCACATTTTGGACCAAAGGTGGCGAAGTTGGCAAACTATGGACAGAATTGTCAGAGGAAATGACCAAAAATGGCACAAACGGGAACACCGAATGTGAGCAGGTTGATGGGAGTAGACCTGCCACTGAacctgaaaagaaggcatgcaattatttgcatgtcGGCTTCAAAAAACTAAAGGAACTTTCACAGCCCACAACGCCTCCAAAAAAGGACGATAAAATCTTGGATAAGGACCCATTGTTGAAACaagcgatgggttgtttcttacttcacgcttatgcaaagaaaatgaaaaacgacGCGAAATGTGAAATAGAAGCTGGAATAAAGAAGGCTTTTGAGGTTGGTGGTAAAGATTTAAGTAATAATGTTAATTGCAATGGTGGCAAAGGACaatgtgtcccttgccattGGAATGATGCCACCATTGACGACtgcgaaattaacacaacTGGCACCACCCCAAAAGCGAAAGTAACGGACAAATTAACACCATTTCAAAACGAAATGAAAACCACCTTAACTACCATCATGGAAGAAGTAAACAAAACCGAGTCTTTATGTGACAAACTCAAATGTGCCGTACCCAGATGGTTCCAAAACCAAAAGAACAAGAACCAAGCAGGGAGTAGTGGTAGTAGTACTGCTAAcaagacttgggtaagtattactaccatAACCACCACAACACTTAGTGGGAGTGGaatgaatatttaaaaaaaaaaaaaaaaaaaattcagattctgggtttaggaataaaggttttaggggtacaggagtaagattctatggtataggaagaatgtTGTAGGTTACAGgattaaggttttaggggtattagaataaggtggtaggggtgttataATAAGGTTGCGGGGGTGCTATAATAAGActgtaggggtgttataataaggttgtagggttgttggaataaggtttcaggggtataagaataatgttttagggtattggaataaggttgtaggggtgtaggagtaaggttgcaggattcAGGATtcaggttccggggttagctttagttgcttcagggagggaaaggaagaactcctcgcagacagggacaggatactacaccaaccggatactatatcaaccggatactacaccaaccggatactacaccaaacGGATACTAcgctaaccggatactacacaaccaattacatatatatataaccttttcttttttttttttttacagtgtgacttttgggataCGACTGTTAAAGACGCGCTGGATGAGATGTTCAACAAGATCGAGGAGAATGGAAAGAACAATGCAACCAAAACTGATGGTCCATGCCGAGgttttggtgatggtaatgcTGATAGtgtcgaaagaaaagcatgtaatcacATCGCGGCTGGTTTAAACTACATTAAACAGATTCCAAATGGTGCTACTGCCACTCAGCCTAATGGTAAAGACAACCAACTGCTCCAACAAAcagttggttgtattgctcttaacatgtacgcaactaaaataaaagaaatgtctCAAGataaatgtcccattgatgaggatacaataaaaaaaatgttcaaaaCATGgaatcaaaaaaataataatatttcgTGTTTGACCTCTGGTGGTGCTAATAATAAAGATTGTTTTGTTTGCGAAAGAGAAGACTTTAGTGGTTGCAACCTCCTCGTTGATGAAGACCTCATTGGAACATCAGCATCaccaaatggacaaaaatgCAATGATAACAAGGACAAAGACAATGTCCAAATTCAAGTGGACGAACTACTCAAGGAAAACAACACCcccaaagtgaaggaaacatTATCTACTATCACTGACATTAAgacctcttctttctgtactaaACTCCAATGCGCTGCGAAACAATACcacaaaagtaaaaagaaagttgGGAAATCCCTAACGACGCTATCATGGGTAAGGAGTGTGTGTCCCTTTGGACATAGAAATagcatatatacttatacatatatgtatatgtatatatgtatatgtatatatgtatatgtatatgtatatatatatgtatatatgtatatatgtatatacgtgtatgcatatatgtatatgtatacatatatatatttttctcttactttcttcttcttttatgatcagagtGAAATGGAATCAGACATTAGGGCTGCATTAAAGCAACTTCTAAATCATATGACCAACGCGACGAATCAGAAAGCAGTTGACCAATACTGCAACGAAAACAACGACAAATGGGGTAAATATGGCACTAAACAGAgccaaacaaataaagcagcttgtttgctttttgcttcaggattaaagcacatttatggccACGGTAATGGCCGTCCCAACGGCCACAAGGTTGGCCCGGTtaatggcccatcgtttgcacaaacgatgggttgtttatttcttaaagaatatgcaaaacaattggaaaaaatggcagaagaTAAGAAAGAGTATaaggtacatcctctttgtagcgtagataagggcataaaacatgcttttgaacaaagtgcaaaaattatgaatgaCACACCTCCATGCAAAAATAATGtcaattcttgttttgaatgcaaaattgacaaagattatgatgattgcaaaattggccaagacaaaataaaggaCAATGTGGAATCACTGTTCAAAGACCAACAGAACAAAAAcctaatggaaaaaacattagagaatacactttgtcccatccttccTATGGAttttcttaccccttttcttcctttggctcctgtctccattGGTCTTTCTGTTATGGCTTATTatctttggaaggtaagataaaaaaaaaataaaataaaaaaaaaaaaatttttttaatggttaaaaggaaaaaaaaaattttaatggacaaaattaatggttaaaaggaaaaaaaaaattttaatggttaaaaaaaaaaaaatttaatggttaaaaggaaaaaaaaaatttttctaatgattaaaaggaaaaaaaaaaattttaatggttaaaaaaaaataaaataaatgtgtaaaaagaacatttcacaatcttgagcaaaaatatcctctcatttttttttttttttttttttgtagtattttggtcctcttggtaaaggaggaccgcGTTTCCGAAGATCTCctactgaaattcctggtccatcagtacaggaacaagtcctggatcatgtgcagcaagatagttcacatgaatatcgattggtgaaggaacgaaaacctcgttctgctccaacgagaacgaaacgttctggtcccgtgaatcgccgcacgattattgaaattcattttgaagtgttggacgaatgtcaaaaaggggacacacaatggaaccagaaggattttctggaacttttggttcgagaattcatgggatccgaattaatggaagaagaacaggttcctatggaaggggttcctttggaacgtgttccaaatttaggttccgggtttatggtttaagattcagtgtttagggtttattgtttaagatgaaggatattgttttcacaccttttgtccttttttttttttcctttttttcctttttatattttcttgaaaaaaaaaaaaaaggaagattttttctttcacatttattccttattttgtttgtaactttatttatttatttttttttttttttggcgaaaggacacccttttgtttatagaaaaaaaaaaaaaaaaaaaaaaatatattctttcttccaaattttattcttattttgtttgcaaaaaattttttctttttttttttttttggtgaaaggacacccttttgtttatagaaaaaaaaaaaaaaaaaaacattcttcttttttcttaagaacattcttcttttttatttaagaacacacataatttttttttttttttctttttatttgttcttgaaaaaaaaaaaagtataaaaaaaaaaaagaaaaaaaccaaataatgggggaaaaaaaaaataatgtacactgtgttcataatattttccgtgtaaaaaaaaaatataatggttccatataatcataaagaccatgtctatacaataatcattataagatgttactaaaaaaattagacAAGTGTGATGattcatgctaaaaaattacatacacacaaaaaaaaaaaaaaaaaagaaaaattcatgatataattttttgaaatgggagattttttttatttcgcatgATATAagggttgaattttttcctttccgacCTTCTTAACGTTACACATATgggatgaataaattttcttcggTACAacttgaaccctgaaccctaaaaccctgaaatgtgaagactaaaccgtgaaacataaacccctaaacctatactctacaaacattaaacctgaaccctaatccTAACTTTACcttaacactaaaccctgatgcTACTCTgaccttaaccctaaaacctgattataatttcaccttaacactaaaccctaatcatacattcaccttcaccctgaaccctaaaacgtaaaccctaaatcctgaaccataaaaacttaaaccctaaatacTGAAACATAAaaacttaaaccctaaatcctgaaacGTAATCCCTAAAaacaaaaccctaaacctggaaccttaaaccataaaccctaaaccctaaacccataaacccggaaccttaaaccataaacccgaaacccgaaacctaaaaccctaaacccttaaaacctaaaccctaaaccgtcaaccctaaaccatgaaccctaaacactaaaccctgaaccctaaaccctaaaacctgaagactaaatcctaaaccctaaaccgtcaaccctaaaccatgaaccctaaacactaaaccctgaaccctaaaccctaaaacctgaagactaaatcctaaaccctaaaacctgaaccctaaatcctgaaccctaaatcctaaaccctgaacactaaactcctgaaccctaaactgtgaaccctaaactgtgaaccctaaactgtgaaccctaaactgtgaaccctaaactgtgaaccctaaactgtgaaccctaaactgtgaaccctaaactgtgaaccctaaactgtgaaccctaaactgtgaaccctaaactgtgaaccctaaactgtgaaccctaaactgtgaaccctaaactgtgaaccctaaactgtgaaccctaaactgtgaaccctaaactgtgaaccctaaactgtgaacctaaactgtgaaccctaaactgtgaaccctaaactgtgaaccctaaaccgtcaaccctaaaccatgaaccctaaaaactaaaccctgaaccctaaaccctaaaacctgaagactaaatcctaaaccctaaaacctgaaccctaaatcctaaaccctgaacactaaactcctgaaccctaaactgtgaaccctaaactgtgaaccctaaactgtgaaccctaaacgctgaaccttaaaccataaacccggaacctaaatttggaacacgttccattggaacacattccattggaacactttccatGGGAACTCGTTCCAaaggaacaccttccataagaacctcttccttaggaacctgttcttcttccataaattcgcttcccatgaactctcgaactaaaagttccagaaaatccttctggttcaattgggtgtcccctttttgacattcgtccaacacttcaaaatgaatttcaataatcgtgcgacgattcacgcgaccagaacgcTTCGTTCtggttggagcagaacgaagttttcgttccttcaccaatcgatattcatgtggaccgGCTTCctgctgcacatgatcgaggacttgttcctgtaccgaTGAACCAGGAATTCTTAAAGGAGCTCTTCTGAAACGTCTTATTTTACCCAGTTggccaaaatactacaaaaaaaaaaaaaaaaaaaggaaggagtatTTTTGctgaagattgtgaaatgttctttttacacatttattttattttaaccattaaaaaaatttttttttcttttaatcattaaaaaaaaattttatttttttccttttaaccatgaaaattttttttttttttttttaaccattaaaaaattttcttttccttttaaccgttaaaaaaatttttttttttattcctttaaccattaaaaaaaaatttttccttttaaccattaaaaaaatttttttttttattcctttaaccattaaaaaaaaatttttccttttaaccattaaaaaaatttttttttccattaaatttgtccattaaaatatatatatatatatttttttttatcttaccttccaaaggtaataagccatagcagaaaggccaatggagacaggagccaaaggaagaaaaggggtaaggagatccgtaagaaggatgggacagactgtattctctaatgttttttccatttgttcttgTTTCATGGAATCGTCCTTGAACATTGATTCCACTTTGTCCTTTACACTGTCTTGGCCAATGGAGCAATTAATATAATCATCCTTTAAtgtgcattcaaaacaagaattaggatCATTAGTATCTTTGCATTGAGGTGATtcttccataattttttcacttttgctaAAAGCATGTGTTATGCCCttatctatgtcacaaagaggatgtacccaactatgtccttgttttttcttatttgccatttcttttaattgttttgcatattccttaagaaataaacaacccatcgtttgttcaagcGATGGGCCATTAAACTGGCCCTTAACATGGCCCTTCCTTTGGGCAATACCATGGGTATAAACGTGCTGCAGTCCTGCAGCAAAatgcaaacaagctgctttatttgttttcctttctttatggCCAAGTTTATACCATGGGGGGTTGTTGTCATTGCAATATTTGGCAGCGTCCGACTGCTTCTTGGAGTCGTTCATATCTTCTAGAAGTTCATTTAATTCCTTTCCGATCTCATTGCTCAAGGcatcctaaacatagaacaaagaaaaaaaaaagaagtaagaaaaaaaaaaatatatatgtatgtatacacatatgtatacacatatgtgtatacatacatatatacatatatacatatatacatatatacatatatacatatatacatatatacacatatacacatatatacatatatgtatacatatacatacatatatatatatacatatatgtagttgttatggatgttggtTCCTTTACCCAAGTCACTGTTCCATtctggcctttttttttattgttcctCATTCCGTATTGTTTAATGgcacattggacttgagtacagaatgattctattttatttattttgtttagtGTTTTGGTCatgttaggggtgttggattTGGGTTCGGAGTTGGTTGCGTCTTCGTTGTTGAGGAGGTCGATCATTCTGTCCTTTACTTTGTCAGTGGGATTGCTGCCAATTCGGCAATCGGGAAAATTTTCATGTCTTTCGCAAAAGAAACAAGAATTAGTACCACTACCAGTTTTGCATGAATTTGCTCCACTCCTAGTGgcattactattattatcaAAAGCGTATTTTATTGCCTGTCCCAATTTAGTTCCATCGAGAGGACATTGATCTGTTGCTTTTGTaattaattgatcagcataaagattaagtgctgcgcacatcatagtttgtttaaGTGGTACAGCATGATCATCCTTttggttgttgttgttcttaatatcagaaatgtgttttaaacctaaagcaaaaagcttacaagctttttgctttgcagTTTTTTCTCCGCCGGTGTCGTTTGACCACGAAGAACCAATATTCTCCTTGCAGTATTGGTCAAATTCCTTCTGTTTCCAATGCCCATGattcgtaattttttctagAAGTTCCTTTAATTCTTCATTAACGACACTGTTTATCTCATCCTaaatataaaacaaaagaagaaaagagaaaaaaaaaatatatatgtatatgtatacacatatgtatacacatatgtgtatacatatatatatacatatatacatatacatatgtacatatatgtgtatatatatgtcctttccttttttttttttttttttcttctctttgtgttagtatgtcggttgtgttagtatgttggttgtatgttagtatgttggttatgttagtatgttggttgtgttagtatgttggttgtgtcggttgtgttagtatgttgtgttatgttagtatgttggttgtgtcagtatgttggttctttgttagtatgttggttgtttgttggttgtgttgtgattgtgttgttggttgtgttagtacgttggttgtgttagtatgttgtgttgtgttagtaggttggttatgttagtatgttggctatgttagtatgttggctatgttagtatgttggctatgttagtatgttggttatgttagtatgttggttatgttagtatgttggttgtgttagtatgttgtgttgtgttagtatgttggttatgttagtaggttggttatgttagtaggttggttatgtaagtatgttagttgtgtcagtatgttggtttgtgttagtatgttagttgtgtcagtatgttggttctgtgttagtatgttggttatgtcagtatgttggttatgttagtatgttggttgtgttagtaagttggttctgtgttagtatgttggttgtatgttgtggttgtgttgtgttagtatgttggttgtgttagtaagttggttatgttagtatgttggttatgttagtatgttgNNNNNNNNNNNNNNNNNNNNNNNNNNNNNNNNNNNNNNNNNNNNNNNNNNNNNNNNNNNNNNNNNNNNNNNNNNNNNNNNNNNNNNNNNNNNNNNNNNNNgttagtatgttggttgtgttagtatgttgtgttggttgtgttagtatgttcgttgtgttagtatgttggttggtGGTAGGTTATGTACTATCCCGTCCcggtctgcgaggagttcttcctctccccccctaaactagctaaagctaacccctgaaccctactcctaaaccctggaatcttattcctataccctgaaaccttcttcctatacccttaaaacctttactccaataccctgaaaccttactcttataccctgaaaccttactcctataccctaaaaccttactacTACACCCTCAAAGCCTTACTCccatacccttacaaccttcattctaataccccaacaacatcattccaacaccccaaacaacatcattccaacaccccagcaacatcattccaacaccacaacaacatcattccaacaccacaacaacatcattccaacaacctacaaccttcattccaacacctctacaacatcattccaacaccacaacaacatcatcccaacaccccaacaacatcatcccaacaccccaacaacatcattccagcaccccaaacaacatcattgcaacaccccaacaacatcattccagcaccccaaacaacatcattccaacatcccaacaacatcattccaacaccacaacaacgttcattccaacacccctacaacctccattccaacaccccaagcaacatcattccaacaccccaaacaaccttataTCTATACCCTGCAACATTACTCCTATACGCTAACAACCTCATTGCAATACCCCTACAGCCTTATtataacacccttacaaccttattctaacacccctgcaaccttattctaacacccctacaacctttctcctaaacccggaatctgaatttctttctctattttgttttttttatttcactttattccttttcatccaattttcattatacatatatacataaatacatatatatacatatatatatatacatatacatgtatacatatatatatatatatacatatacatgtatacatatatatatatatatatacatatacatatatacatatacttatatacttatacatatagacttatacatatatacatatacatatatatacatatatacatatacatatacatatatatgcatatatacatatatacatatatatacatacatatatacatatatatacatatgtatatgcatatatatatgtatatatatatatgtatatgtatatatgtagttgtccatccttacccaagatgttgtttttccattttttttatttaacgaTTTTTTGCCGTATTGTTTTACTGCACATTGCATTCTACTACAGAAAgtgttcatttcatttatggTGGATAAGGTTTTATTCACTTGGGAGATGGATTTGGATTGGTCGGTGGAttcgaggagtctttcctctccccccctaaagtaactaaagctaaccccggaaccttactcctaaaccctgaaacctaagtcctaaaccgtggaaccttattccagcacccttacaaccttactcttatacccttacaactttattataatacccttacaaccttattctaacacccttaccaccttattctaacacccttaacaccttattccaataaccctacca
Proteins encoded:
- a CDS encoding SICAvar, type I (fragment), whose protein sequence is DEINSVVNEELKELLEKITNHGHWKQKEFDQYCKENIGSSWSNDTGGEKTAKQKACKLFALGLKHISDIKNNNNQKDDHAVPLKQTMMCAALNLYADQLITKATDQCPLDGTKLGQAIKYAFDNNSNATRSGANSCKTGSGTNSCFFCERHENFPDCRIGSNPTDKVKDRMIDLLNNEDATNSEPKSNTPNMTKTLNKINKIESFCTQVQCAIKQYGMRNNKKKGQNGTVTWDALSNEIGKELNELLEDMNDSKKQSDAAKYCNDNNPPWYKLGHKERKTNKAACLHFAAGLQHVYTHGIAQRKGHVKGQFNGPSLEQTMGCLFLKEYAKQLKEMANKKKQGHSWVHPLCDIDKGITHAFSKSEKIMEESPQCKDTNDPNSCFECTLKDDYINCSIGQDSVKDKVESMFKDDSMKQEQMEKTLENTVCPILLTDLLTPFLPLAPVSIGLSAMAYYLWKYFGQLGKIRRFRRAPLRIPGSSVQEQVLDHVQQEAGPHEYRLVKERKLRSAPTRTKRSGRVNRRTIIEIHFEVLDECQKGDTQLNQKDFLELLVREFMGSEFMEEEQVPKEEVLMEGVPLERVPMESVPMECVPMERVPNLGSGFMV
- a CDS encoding SICAvar, type I, producing the protein MAQSSNNFQQLVKEWYSKEGKDPTKDAPVLLQKLKDMVDAFMRKINNVDPDDKSIGETGCGEIIFGGKKITDEKEQIWCSFLLQNLMKIELSKAQNASLPSHNKKMQEYIQCQVMRALSYIYSDMYCGVNESLTAIFNKVNEQQCTSWGSPGNCGSCQHGILDTMSVGGQRVLDHIFDKMKTGIPVFIKQYKLSFKEQCNITKPGQKASTQLDPKVQNLINQIRQEILSATASVSSPTAKHQYDALADALIQWFTDKKISVATDFKDKLWTHLEEIFDDIMKNVFQDPTEINSMCSGIVGNRNRNFTTPDKELCKVMVKIRSYINGVKILPYNRFGEVQSITGQEEVDAYLRCLLGRAVLVRWLGGHTSKGKVARTVLDAVKKWDGFSKVKEEYRKCNELDLGRMRIAGNYIWPQLEKWATEKKGPSAKSSYIKQGIQRLESISNQGKPKVQAKSPAKADPPIPPEDQDALKELFVVKNVDQVEELVQEAEVAAAAAALAAATPSDPGGVAGVGTPAAAKPAPPTPENCIQKEKNNLCNRLDCMKHLWENKAAAGKTSTSATNTFWTKDVKELWKELSNAMKGKEHDNGSGCSKIGDSNGGTEPRDATHSEKTACNYLHAGFKQLYEPDTSLSGTTNSGNLSTKHPSFRQTMGCFLLHAYAKIMKEKATCLIDDGIQKAFDLWKKPEDKAPTYCSDANGKEPCVPCQWQADDKNWENCTINTNVTNGQSLGQGEKIERKLKTIVNEGDFKIKQMLTKINEMNKLCDHMKCIASYLNSTNGKQPSKTASTFWTKGGEVGKLWTELSEEMTKNGTNGNTECEQVDGSRPATEPEKKACNYLHVGFKKLKELSQPTTPPKKDDKILDKDPLLKQAMGCFLLHAYAKKMKNDAKCEIEAGIKKAFEVGGKDLSNNVNCNGGKGQCVPCHWNDATIDDCEINTTGTTPKAKVTDKLTPFQNEMKTTLTTIMEEVNKTESLCDKLKCAVPRWFQNQKNKNQAGSSGSSTANKTWCDFWDTTVKDALDEMFNKIEENGKNNATKTDGPCRGFGDGNADSVERKACNHIAAGLNYIKQIPNGATATQPNGKDNQLLQQTVGCIALNMYATKIKEMSQDKCPIDEDTIKKMFKTWNQKNNNISCLTSGGANNKDCFVCEREDFSGCNLLVDEDLIGTSASPNGQKCNDNKDKDNVQIQVDELLKENNTPKVKETLSTITDIKTSSFCTKLQCAAKQYHKSKKKVGKSLTTLSWSEMESDIRAALKQLLNHMTNATNQKAVDQYCNENNDKWGKYGTKQSQTNKAACLLFASGLKHIYGHGNGRPNGHKVGPVNGPSFAQTMGCLFLKEYAKQLEKMAEDKKEYKVHPLCSVDKGIKHAFEQSAKIMNDTPPCKNNVNSCFECKIDKDYDDCKIGQDKIKDNVESLFKDQQNKNLMEKTLENTLCPILPMDFLTPFLPLAPVSIGLSVMAYYLWKYFGPLGKGGPRFRRSPTEIPGPSVQEQVLDHVQQDSSHEYRLVKERKPRSAPTRTKRSGPVNRRTIIEIHFEVLDECQKGDTQWNQKDFLELLVREFMGSELMEEEQVPMEGVPLERVPNLGSGFMV